The stretch of DNA AAGGGTCGTTCTACTGTTAAAGAATAGTATCAACACAAAAAATTGTCTCGACAAAAATCCGAAATCCCAGCCATTAGAAACTGTGATGTTATCACTATGTTCATTGGTTTCATCAATTGACCCTTTTTTTCAGCATCATTCCCTTTCACATCACAGAAAAGAAATGAATACGGTCGTATAACTCCTGAAGCAGTGtcttttaaattagtttttttgaCTTAGGACTAATAGGATCATGCAATGAAAACAGGTTTATAAATATGACCAGATAAACTTTTTTCTTCAGAAAATTTTTCAACATAAATGATTCCAACATAAGACTTTACTTCAAAGAAATCAAGCATACTGCTATCGCAACATACTAAAGCAAGTTACGTTAAgtgcataaaaataaaaaccatcTGAAATTCCCTCAAACACTTCATATCAAATTCCATATTGATGACTAGGATTTAGCAGATTGTGGATGAAATGGTGAATCAACTAATCAAGCCAAATTCTGGATTCAATGTTTTGGTAAATAATGAAAGCAAATCTAACATCTTTCCGTCGACCTCTATCTTAAAAACACTATTTCAAACACTCCCTCCAAAATCCTCCATGTGGTTTTTGATGGAATGGTTCAGGAGGGGaatagtattaattttatgtgTACTATGTATACCTAATCCatgtcttttctttttgtttggttatatatatatatatatatatatatatatatatatatatatatatatatatatatatatatatatatatatagtgttttaatttaacatttatttttttgtttttctttataaaacaaatgtgtactcatttttgttgttgttaaactttatttatttaatagataatgatattttgatttaatttttttttatccacttttaatTCACAATTCCAATCATTcttaaattatcatattacaccactaaaaaataaatcaaaatagataattgaagGATGATTAgaattttggattaaaaaatggttaaaatattattatctttatttaattatgtttttatgtgatatttgaaattttgtccTTTTCACCGTATAAGTGGCTATCTGTGTGGATCTCCCACTCTTAGATTTAAAAACCGTAAAAGTTGTTGATGGCCTTTGTCTTATATTTACTTCTACAAGATAGCATTTTTAGCATTAATGATGAAAGGAAGAATGTgcaaagaagagaagagaagaacaaTTGAACGCCATGGAGTGAgaaaatttaagaagaaaagGACTTGATTGAATTGTTTCTTATATTACCGAAGGTGATAAGGAACAAAActgaaaaacaaacacaaaaaatagcATAAGATGAAGCATCATCAGAAACATCAACCATGAGACACAACAACAAGATCGCTTAACTGttgacatttgaaaattttatttaagttttcgAGACTTTGAAAagacatatttttttatcaaatctaATTTTATCCAAGTTGGAGTTATCTgtatatatagaaattaataGTTTGTGCATAGATCATGGAGTATGCAGGTTACTTTacataatttgtttaagttaaaAAGTTTATGATTAGTGAGGTCATACCAATTAATCTGATCAGTGCATGAGAACCATTATGATTTCAATAACAATTATCCGAGTCATGCATGGAAATTAAGTCAAGTAGATGAAGACAGcttaaaaaaatggtatttaTAAGACGgaacataaaataacataaagtcACCCATCACGTTAAAGAAGAGAATCCCATAAAGGGAGTGGAATGTGAATAATGTTAGTGGAGTCCAACTATAGCGTACATAATgcataaaatacaaaactataCAAAATATCTATTCATATCAATGCTAAACTTTGCTAAATTATCCACACAAAATACAGAAAAGCTTCATTAGGAAGATGCTCAGCACAAAGCCTTCGTTACTTTTATAGTATGAAAACTGATAATCAAATCAAAGCAAAGCAAAAGTGTCTGAGATAAAGAGAAAAACTATCTGAACTTTAAACCAAAAATGAATGCACTACAACAATTGAATACATTTATCCGATGATATATATGCACATGTGGTCGTgtgtacaaatatatatattgccTGAAAAGAGAAACATGTGCGAATTTTTGAAACCTTCTCGCCCTGAACCTCCGAGTCTCTTTCTTTTCTCAAGTCAACGTGGTCATGGTTTCTGCATAATATATTAATGCAATGTGAAAACTAGTCAGAGAACCAGATGCTACACTCACTATGCGTGTTTTCTGTATGTGACTCTCTGACAAAGTGGACCATACAAGTAGAGTCGTTGAATTTATAtgaatatgtgaaaaaaaatattgattgatgtaAATCTAGCAGACAAAGTTAAATCCTAAATCAGTTTCATTTTGCTTATGCTGACGAGGGATTCTATTGGTCAATAAATCTAATAATGCATAACTATTTCATGCGGTATGTATATATGTTCTAAACTTGGCTGAACACAACTTAGATTATCAATTCTGCAAGTTGTGTCTGACGAATTTTAAATGCTTACTAAATGGCCCTTTTAAAACCAGTGGTTGTGTGATCAACAATTCGTTAACTTTTTATCTATGTTAAATATTTGGAGGAAGAGTTACgccaaagaaaaataatgatcTTAAAACTCTTAAACAGTATGAACATTTATATTCCACCAGTTACGTACTTTGAAGGCAGAAAAGGAGCAGTTAGCGGAGAAGGTAAGAAGATTCTTAGAAGGTTCTTGCTTTTTACTCTCAGTGTGAGCCTCAGTCCACATAATATAAATGCATGCTTTGTTCCATAATCTCAGAGTCTGAAACACTTCAGAGGAACACACTGAGAGGCCCAACGAATGGGAAACAGCATGGCAACCCACAACAAATACAAAAGTTTCTTGTTCTTTATCAGAAAGTTCAAGGTCATAGAGCCAGATCCACCTCAGGACCTTGAGGAGGCGTTTTCAAAGTTCACAGGAGGAGGGTCCCACATGTCCGTGGAGCAGCTCCACCGTTTCATGGTGGAGCACCAGGGTGAAGAGCACCACACCTTATCGGATTCGGAAAAAGTTTTTGAGAGGGTTTTGCAGGAGAGAAACACATGTCAAGAAACTGTTAAGGTTGATCACCACAGAGAACATGAGATCACCCTGGATGAACTCTTTCGATTTTTGCTTCATAATGATTTCAATGGTCCCTTGAAAACTCAGGTAAGCTCTTCACCATGGGAAAGAGAACGTCTTTGGGTTCTTGAATTATATCTGTGAGTGTATTTCAAATCCAGTTTTATACCCAAAAGACTGATTTCAATCTATACATTAGTTTACTGAAAAAACTTACTGCATAAAAGTTTCATCTTTGCTTCCTGCTCTTCTTTCTTGTGTTTTGGTTTTAGCTGCTAAAATCATACAATTGATGCGATTCTAGGTACATCATGATATGGGTGCTCCATTGTCACATTATTTCATATATACAGGCCACAACTCCTATTTGAAAGGGAATCAACTCATCGGTGATTGCAGTGAAGTGCCAATCATAGAGGCTTTGAAAAGAGGAGTGCGTGTTATAGAACTCGATCTATGGCCAACCTACAATAAGGATGATATTAAAGTAGACCATGGATGGTAcatgaaattaattatcaaGTTCGTTCATacttatttgattttttctttatctcttcAATGGAATCAATGCAGGACTTTTACCAACCCTGTCTCAGTGGTGAAATGTCTAGAGTGCATAAAGGAATATGCTTTTGTTGCATCTCAGTACCCTGTGATCATAACCATAGAAGACCATCTTACAACAGATCTTCGAGCTGAATTTGTAGAAGTAAGCATCCAATTTCACTGATGAATGGTGATACTATTCTGTTTTACTTTTTCCTTTTGTTATCGTGGTTTCATGGCTTGCAGTTGGTGACTCAAATATTTGGGGAAGTGCTTTATTACCCTGGGGAAGAGTGCTGCTTAACAGAATTCCCTTCACCAGAATCACTGAAAAACCGAGTTATTATATCCACCAAACCCCCAAGAGAACGTTTTGAGTCCAACCAAATCAAGGACAATGGCAACCGTTCTATGCTTAACGAAAGCGAATCATCTGAAGAGGAATCATTCCGAAATGCATCTCCAAACTCCAGCAGGAACGATGTAGAGACTGAGGACACAGTGAGACAAAGATATCTGCATTCATAGTTTTTAAGTAAAATCTAGAATTTTATTGAAGTACTCGTGAAATTGTCTTGCAATGTTACTTTGATTGTCAATGGagacaatttttaattatttacatgttaaaatatcaaatttaagcTCTAAAAGTATTAAGTTTTGATGGCTTATGTTACTTTTTTTGTGTGTAGCAGAATGGCAGTGATCGTGATGAGGGAAGCTTAAGTACAAGCGAATATGACCACAAACCATACTTGGAGTGTTCACCTGATTACAAAACCATAATTACTATCCATAACAGGAAACTGAAGGGTTCCCTGAAGGATAAATTGAGAACTGAAGGTGAAGTTAGACGCATAAGTTGGAGTGAGAATACTCTTGAAAAGGCTTCAGAATCTCATGGAGCAGACATTCTTAGGTAAGTCATTCTTACAGAAAAAGTAGTCCAAACAAACTTAACCTGTGTATAAACTATTTATCGACTTGCCgagaaatttattttctcttaaaaGTATTTACTGTGAAAATGTATCCAAACATGTCCCTAGTTTATGGTTTCAGCTACAAGGAGGAATTTCATTACACATCTTTTCTTGTTATTGTCTTCAACAGTTAACACCTATACTAGGCCTACATAGTTATCCTGTGACTCGCCTGATTCAAGCTTTTACTCTTCCCAGATTCACACAGAAAAATATCCTCAGGGTTTACCCGAGTGCAATGCGTGTCAAATCCACAAATTTCAAGCCACATATTGGGTGGATGTATGGGGTTCAGATGGTGGCATTCAATATGCAGGTTAGGAACTATGAAATAAATGAAAGTTTTTTTGATTTTGGAATTTTTAGTGTAAGGCTTCTTGTGTTTTCATGCAGTAATAGTGGGTAACCTTGTGAAACCTGAATCACATTTTTCAGCTGTTTTCTGTTGTGGACCAATCAATATGCATGCTGAAAATTGAATGGTTTTATTAGTAAATATATGTCTAATACAACATTATCAAGATTCAAATGAATCAATCTTGAATCCTTCTCCTAGAAATAGGTGATACTTTGTCCAATTAAAAGTATTGTGCCTCGAAGATTATTTCAGAAACATGTGCATTTAAGTTCATTTGCATGTTGCCTATGCCAGGAATTCTAACCTTCTACAGTTCTACCATTTTTCTTCCCAAACAGGGCCATGGCAAATCGCTCTGGTTGATGCAGGGGATGTTCAGGGCAAATGGAGGATGTGGTTATGTAAAGAAGCCTCAAATTCTAATGCAGAAGCATCACTGTGACAATGAGTTTGATCCTACAAAGATACAGTCAgtaaagaagacattaaaggtAAGCATCTTTCATTCAATCATACAATACACATTCTTTTGTTAGGTGACATTGTAATGCTATGTTGTCATGTCTAATAACAGGTCAAAGTATACATGGGACATGGATGGAGCTCAGATTTCAGTCCTACACACTTTGATAAGTGCTCTCCCCCAGACTTCTTCACTAAGGTCAGTTAAACAACAGTTCTCAGTAAACATAGAAGGTCTAATCTTAATTATTTTCACCCCATAAAAGGAAGAAACAAAAGTATTTTTGTGTGTGAATTGTGTAACAGATCCGAATTATTGGAATGCCTGGTGATGTTGCCAAGAACAAAACAAAGGTCATCATGGACAACTGGTTTCCTGTTTGGAATGAAGAATTTGAGTTCTGTTTAAGTGTTCCAGAGCTTGCAATGCTTCTGATCCAAGTAAAGGACAAAGATCAAGGAAAGGATGACTTTGCTGGGCAGACATGTTTACCAGTGTCAGAATTGAAACATGGATTTCGCTCAGTGCCTTTATACAACAAAAAGGGAGAGAAATATAAATCTGTGAAGCTGTTGATGCGATTTCAGCTTCAATGAATTGTAGAGAATAGAGATCACTCTTCTCTAACAAATACATTCTTATTACTAAAAACTTGAATGTAAAGTTTTAAGTAATCGGGGTTAGAAAGGGTCATTCTATAAATAAAtccttaaattaaatttattttatgagaCAATGTTGGTTTTCACTTGAATCCCAATTGAAAGCAAAAAATTGgagaaaaagttaattttatttaaaaggaaaataaacgGAAGTTGAAGTTAATATAAAGAGCAAAATATAGGAGCATAAAAGTGTGGCTAAAGTGTAAACGGTGCATCCCTGTTAAATCGCATGCCATTTATGGGACTTCTCTGTCTCTCAAAATTCCCAAATCCAAACTTTCATCATTAATCCATTTATATTTCATACGCATCGAatccttcatcttcttctttcttccctCCGTCAAATCCTGCACTGCATGCAACAATGGCCAGCGTCACCTACGGCTACGGCTACAAAATGTTCAAGTACTTCAACAAAACCTACGCCCTCTCCGAGCAGACCCCTCCGCCGGACGTCAAGGACGCATTCTCCCTCTTCGCCGAAGGCGCGGACTTCATGTCCGCCGACCAGCTCCTCCGCTTTCTGCACGAACACCAACTCGAATTGGACTACACCGCAGAGGATTCCAACCGCGTCATCGAAACCTTCATGCAATCGCGGACAGAAAACGCCGAATGCGACTCCGACAACAACGGTCTAACGCTCGACGAGTTCTTCCGCTTCTTGTTCCTCGTCGATTTCAACGATGCCCTCAAATCTAAGGTCCCTCTCTCCACCCTCTCCAAAACACGtgcaccaaaaaaaaaaaacgtttttGTCTTAgcttctttcttttccttttaatattatcattttgtcACGTTGTTTGTTAGCTTTTTGTTATGTTGAGTTTTTCAAGAACAGGGTTTGATTAAACTAATTAGgttttaattaagattttaatgCCCGTATCTTCGTCAACTTTCACATCAATTAGTTTCTAAGCGTTACCTTCTGTAACAGTTTACAATGTGAGGAAACAACCATAAAACAGTAACAAGAAATGCTAAAACATGAAAACTAGTATTAGACTAAAATGAAAAGTTGGAGTAGGTATTCGGAGAAAGGGATTAATTAAACCAAACCATTAAccaatgtaatataaaaaagtttatagaaattttaaatgctttaacaaggattaatttgatttttatatgaaataaaactaTCGATTTGGAAGATACATTCGTTTGAAATtacttttgagaaaaaaattcacAGAGAAAGCAGCATGTTCAAGGGATTATTGTTTGTTAGGTGAAAGCTTTAATAAGGGCAGTGGTAGTCACAAAGATATCTGTATGTTCGGTTGGATTATTCAATGTTGTACTAATTTGTTTATTGTCAGATTTCGACGTATCGTAATTATTTACCTTCTTTGTACTGGACAAAGGCGAGGAAAGGAAAAGGAGAAATGAAAAAGCCCATATAACAAGAAATGAGGGACCcgtttttattaagtttttaagAGACATAGGACTTAGCTTTcaaaccattgctctgatacctTTCATTTCAACTGacacaaattcaaattaaagGTGTGAACTTATATATCACATTATGGAGCCGTCCTAGGGGAGATAGTTAATTTAATCATAgcttttaaacaaattaaaataaatactctgtaaatatttatatttatttcatgtacatattattattaaaatgtaatttagtTTCTCTTCTTGCCAAAAAAATGGATGTCCAATCAATTTGATCATCGTTTGAACATTCAAAATGTTCTCCCATTTTTTTTGGCACGTgctttttttatcttatcttcCTTGATCTCTTTGTCTTTTTGATCTCTTTAACACTTTCTTAACATGTTTAATGCACTCATTCTATTTTTGTTATCCGATTAGTTTCTTTAATCTATTTTACCTTCTATGTGGCATTCTAAATCAATCTACTCTTTCTTCTCATAACATATCTGATTGGACCGACTGATTGAACCTAACACCAGAGAGTCTCCAACTTTTAACTCTTCGGAGCGTTAattatagaaagaaaaagagttcaaaataacttatttaaaaaaagacaGATTGAGTGGACCAATAACTACAATTTATgtactttattattaaaatgcaATTGAAATTGTAAAGATTAAATTGTACGTTAATaatatatagaaatatatttaaaatgaaaaattaatgtgAATGATGAAAGCTAACTTTAAgatagatttatttatttatataatttaaggactaatggaatatatatatatatatatatatatatatatatatatatatatatatatatatatatatatatatatattcacccGAAAAAAACTATGTATTTACACATTTGCCAGATATTGACAAATAACATATAGTATTTCCATTTTAAAAATACCATTTCTTATGGGAAAaacacaaattatattttgaaaaaaatgctTGATTATTATAAAATCTCTAAAGATGTTTTTTTGACTGAAATTTctctttctttaattaaaacttCCAAAACAAAGGGCCAAAACAACTGAAAAAAAGTGACTTTTACGAGCTCGAAACAGCAGTGCTTCTCTTTGTATGTGCATGTACAAAATTTGTAGTGATATTTGTCTGTGTCATAATATTGACGTCAATAGTTCAACTAGAGCAAGAGTGCCTAACtttgtattaaagttttacAGTTACATGTGGGTTTCTGATTGACATTTACTTATAATGATCATGTATGGATTGGTGACTAAAATTTAATCATCTATACTCTCATTCGTTAATGCCAAGTTATGATGACACAAAAAAATTGAGTATATACCTAGTCTGTAGTGTTGTTATTTTAAGGAAATTGTTTTGTCTCTTCTTGACTATTTGAATTTTGTAATGACAGGTACATCAAGATATGAATGCTCCGTTGTCACATTATTTCATATATACAGGGCACAATTCTTATCTGACTGGGAATCAGCTGAGCAGCGATTGCAGTGATGTGCCAATAATAAAGGCTTTGCAACTAGGTGTGCGAGTAATTGAACTAGATTTATGGCCAAATTCAACTAGAGATGATATCGACGTCGTTCATGGAAGGTGCTGCTCTGGAGTTCAGTCTTGTATAGCTCTAGATGACTATTTTTCATCGTGTTCTGATCTATTTTTATACATTTCAGACATTCATGGTGCAAATTATATAATCATCTGCTTTGGAAcattttctgatatatttcaggACACTTACTGCTCCTGTCTCACTTATCCAGTGTTTGAAGTCCATAAAAGAGTATGCTTTTGTTAAATCTGAGTACCCACTAATTATAACTTTAGAAGACCACCTTACACCACCTCTTCAAGCTAAAGTTGCAGAGGTAAGGTCCATTGTTAACCCCTTCCCAACACACAAAGAACCTTACTTCCAAGCTAGGCATTGAACGCAAATTTAATCTTATTTGCAGATGGTAGCTCAAGTATTTGGAGATATGCTATACTACCCTGAGACGGATCTTCTCACAGAATTTCCCACACCAGAGTCGGTGAAAGGTCGAATTCTTATATCAACCAAACCACCAAAAGAATATCTTGAATCCAAGCAATTCAAGGATAGTGACAGTGAGAGGGAATCAACTGAAGAATTATCGCCATGCATTATCCCTGAATTGGaagctgctgctgctgctgctgttgcaGCTGCTGAGAAGGTGAGCGTAAAGACGGATTTGTTTCTTGTTGGATTTACATTTATAAGCTCTGCATGCTTATGTAATCTTTTTCCCCTCTAACCGGATAGCCCAATGGAAATGATCTTGATGAGGAAAGCTTGAATGCCCGTGATAAAAAACCAGACCAGCAGGGTGCACCAGAGTACAAACGTTTAATTACAATCCATGCTGGGAAGCCAAAGGGTCCTGTAAAGGATCACTTAAATGTTGTTGGGGGTGTAAAGCGCTTGAGCTTGAGCGAGCAGGAACTTGAAAGAGCTTCTACCACTTATGGATCTGATATTGTTAGGTATCCTACGTAGTACATAGTACTGCTAACTGCATATATATAACTAACTACTCTTTACAGTTGAAAGCCTCTCAAATAATGTGGTTGCATTTTATGCTTCCAGGTTTACACAGAAGAATATTATCAGGGTGTATCCAAAGGGAACACGTGTTAACTCCTCAAATTACAGGCCACATATAGGATGGATTTACGGAGCTCAGATGGTGGCATTTAACATGCAGGTTAGGGATTTATGACCAAGGTCGTTTCAAGTAGAAGGCTTATCCTAGTCTTTTCTATTTGTAGTCTTTATGTACTCTACCGCAAATGGTCCATGTGCAAATTGTTATTGTACAGTTCATCTATTAGAATACTTGTATGTTTAGGAAACTGGTGAATGATGGCTGCATCCTCAGGCTAATTTCTTTTGGTGCAATGTTGATGCATGACTATTATTTTTAGGTTGTTGTGcccatatatatttaattcGATGCTGTACAGTGTACACTATTTCAATGCTATGtggatttttgaaatttttctcaGTAAGGTATTTTGTTAATAGTCATATGCCAGTGACTAGTGTATggtctaattttttatttgtttttatgcaTCATTTGATGCTAACATTTTAGCATGTAATTTTCTGTACCAGGGGCATGGAAAATCACTCTGGTTTATGCAAGGAATGTTTAGATCGAATGGCGGCTGTGGTTATGTGAAAAAACCTTCATTTCTGATAGAACAAGGCCCAGATGATGAGGTTTTTGATCCTAAAAAACCAATGCCAGTGCAAAAGACATTGACGGTAAGATACTATTTCGAAAGGTAACCAATTGATTTGGTGACATACTTTAAACTTCGCCCCTGTCAACCTATAGGTAAAAGTGTACATGGGAAACGGGTGGAGCACAGATTTCAGTAAAACACACTTCGATGCATTCTCTCCGCCGGACTTTTACACAAAGGTGAGTTCGATATTTTTGCTAGTATTGCAGATTAGGGTATGTAATCTGTCAGTAGATGGACACTTTACGATGatactatttttgttattaatcgTGTTTCAATATTGATTGATACCCTCCAACTAGTGATTGGGATGACCATTGTTAATATAACTGTTAAACCCTTCAACTTTTTATACCATCTCATAAGTGCATTTCACCATATGTatgggtttatatatataccttGAAGAGAAGACTGTACTGTACAGTTTCAAGATTgagtaaaaattataatcagAAACCCCTTTTGTCGGTAATGACTAGAATTTAAAGAGCAAATTGTGTAATGGAGTTGTCAATGGTGAAAATGAGAGAAGCAAAAATACGTTATACTTATTATAGAATTACTTTATGTAACAGGTTTGCATTGTTGGAGTACCTGCTGATAACATGAATAAGAAGACCAGGATAATTCAAGATGATTGGTTTCCCGTTTGGGATGAAGAGTTTGAATTTCCTTTGTGTGTTCCAGAACTAGCTTTACTCTGGATAGAGGTTCGAGAGTACGATAAGCATGAAAAGGATGACTTTGGCGGCCAATCATGTTTACCAATCTCTGAGCTAAGATCTGGTTTCCGGGTAGTCCCTCTATTTGATGAGAAGGGCGAGCAATTAAAATCTGTAAAGCTTTTAATGCGGTTTCAGTTCAAATAAACTACAACATTAGCCATTCCTTTTAGGCATGTAACATGGTTTCATATTCCTAGgtggtttttctttttactagtgACTAGGTTCATCCAGAAAGATTGTTGTAACTATAGATTATCTTCATCTCTAACTGCTTGAAACAATATTATGAGCTTAAGAATTCATCTAACTTATTTTCTTCACCTTCAGCACAACGCAAACATTTTAGCACCATGCAATTTTTTTACACATTAGTGTGTACATCATGTGGTGAGAGTCATGTAAGTTTTAAGGTGTATGCTGATTGAACATGAGACCAGAAAAACATCATACAGATATGAGAATTTGATGTCATACCCTCACAATGATGTTGATAAATAAATCAGTTGACAGATGTTTGTCAACACAGCCACACAAGAGGTGGCACATGCCACCTTTCTACTGACACAGACACAGCAGAGTCAAGTATATGTTAGGTTTAATTGGTCGGATGATATCCACTTTCGTTCAGATATATCAGTTTGGTACccgtttttaaaaatgtgttaatctaatcccaacttttgaaaaagtgtcttaATCAAGTCcgttcaaacaaaaattactaaagtcGTTAACTTAATTCGTGACTTCtaccactaaattttgatataaatatcaatacttagtaagtcattttaaatatcaatactgttaatggtgttaataatttttttgctgaaaaggacctaattgagacatcttttaaaaaattgagactcaattgacATCTTTTAAAAACGGATATTAAACTGACACATCTAAACGAAAGTGGGTACCatttgattaattaaacctatatgTTAGTTAGTGCATGTGTCTCATCACAATTCATCCATTCATTCAACCTGCAACTCTTTTGAAGGAGACCCTTGCTTTGTCCTTTGAATTTGGATAACGAACACTAATGTGTTGTCTGATAAATTTGTTTGGAAAAGATATTTTGGCACACTTTTTACATAGcttttgtggtttttttaaaatcaattttaaataaaaaaaatttcggTTATTGACGAAGTGCCTTTTTTGTTGGTTTGGTTGTGTTGGTCAATGACATGTCAATATATGTACTCTGTGATGTTATTAAAAGTCATGCCTCATTTCTCTATTGACGAGCACTTACAAAAGGATTAGTAGCAATTGTTCATAACATTAACCAGGAGTGATTGTTATGTGCGAACTTGAAAAATAACCTACGAGTCATAATTTTCATGTCAATAAATTTTTCGTTAGTTTACACAAGTGTATAAAAGAAACTGTTCAAATAGGTTGACCATTAATTACATTCAAACTGTTTGACTGTCCCTACCGTTTTCATGAGCTTATTTATTGATATCCTAGTggagaaatataaattgcagcaaactgaaaaaaaaaaactcaaaaatcaaTTAAACCCTTCTTGCCCTTCTACCGTAATCCATGGCCGCCAGTGGGAGTGAACCTCCCACAGCAATTCTATGGAAGTTCACTATTTATACATATCGGAACaagtatgttattttacatCTTCATTCCATTATTTCATATCATATATGTAACGTTGTTAACCTATTTTGCTGTTAAATTGTAgacatttaattatgttgatAGTCACTTTGTTGCATTTGAAGACGAACTAGGTCCAACTTGTACTTGGTGGACAACAAATGTCAAACACACCATGTTACCTATACCATGGATACAAAATAAATCCAAGAATCATAAACGGTTGGACACAATTCAAGACCTTATACCACATGCTATGGGACTCAGATAATTTTGATATGTGGGTAattgttattttgaaataaCAGTTTTTACATGAAGTTGTTAACATGTCTCTTCGTTGTTAAATTGACACAATCTCAAAGTTAAGGAAGTCATTTTATATGTTTTCCTTTATTTGTGTAAGGAATGATAAGaaagtgttaatttttttttactccaAATACAACACACAGTGgcattacttaaaaatattcgTTTTCTTATTCATGCAGAACTTGTAAactacttttacaaactttataaGAAGTAAATGAATCAATGAGATTGTTCTTCTAGCAACGAAGACTGGAATTTAGTCCAAACTCTTGTTTCACGAAGGGCGACAAAGATTGGGAAAGGTTGAAACAAT from Vigna unguiculata cultivar IT97K-499-35 chromosome 8, ASM411807v1, whole genome shotgun sequence encodes:
- the LOC114195335 gene encoding phosphoinositide phospholipase C 6-like isoform X1, whose translation is MGNSMATHNKYKSFLFFIRKFKVIEPDPPQDLEEAFSKFTGGGSHMSVEQLHRFMVEHQGEEHHTLSDSEKVFERVLQERNTCQETVKVDHHREHEITLDELFRFLLHNDFNGPLKTQVHHDMGAPLSHYFIYTGHNSYLKGNQLIGDCSEVPIIEALKRGVRVIELDLWPTYNKDDIKVDHGWTFTNPVSVVKCLECIKEYAFVASQYPVIITIEDHLTTDLRAEFVELVTQIFGEVLYYPGEECCLTEFPSPESLKNRVIISTKPPRERFESNQIKDNGNRSMLNESESSEEESFRNASPNSSRNDVETEDTQNGSDRDEGSLSTSEYDHKPYLECSPDYKTIITIHNRKLKGSLKDKLRTEGEVRRISWSENTLEKASESHGADILRFTQKNILRVYPSAMRVKSTNFKPHIGWMYGVQMVAFNMQGHGKSLWLMQGMFRANGGCGYVKKPQILMQKHHCDNEFDPTKIQSVKKTLKVKVYMGHGWSSDFSPTHFDKCSPPDFFTKIRIIGMPGDVAKNKTKVIMDNWFPVWNEEFEFCLSVPELAMLLIQVKDKDQGKDDFAGQTCLPVSELKHGFRSVPLYNKKGEKYKSVKLLMRFQLQ
- the LOC114195335 gene encoding phosphoinositide phospholipase C 6-like isoform X3 gives rise to the protein MGNSMATHNKYKSFLFFIRKFKVIEPDPPQDLEEAFSKFTGGGSHMSVEQLHRFMVEHQGEEHHTLSDSEKVFERVLQERNTCQETVKVDHHREHEITLDELFRFLLHNDFNGPLKTQVHHDMGAPLSHYFIYTGHNSYLKGNQLIGDCSEVPIIEALKRGVRVIELDLWPTYNKDDIKVDHGWTFTNPVSVVKCLECIKEYAFVASQYPVIITIEDHLTTDLRAEFVENGSDRDEGSLSTSEYDHKPYLECSPDYKTIITIHNRKLKGSLKDKLRTEGEVRRISWSENTLEKASESHGADILRFTQKNILRVYPSAMRVKSTNFKPHIGWMYGVQMVAFNMQGHGKSLWLMQGMFRANGGCGYVKKPQILMQKHHCDNEFDPTKIQSVKKTLKVKVYMGHGWSSDFSPTHFDKCSPPDFFTKIRIIGMPGDVAKNKTKVIMDNWFPVWNEEFEFCLSVPELAMLLIQVKDKDQGKDDFAGQTCLPVSELKHGFRSVPLYNKKGEKYKSVKLLMRFQLQ
- the LOC114195335 gene encoding phosphoinositide phospholipase C 6-like isoform X2 codes for the protein MGNSMATHNKYKSFLFFIRKFKVIEPDPPQDLEEAFSKFTGGGSHMSVEQLHRFMVEHQGEEHHTLSDSEKVFERVLQERNTCQETVKVDHHREHEITLDELFRFLLHNDFNGPLKTQVHHDMGAPLSHYFIYTGHNSYLKGNQLIGDCSEVPIIEALKRGVRVIELDLWPTYNKDDIKVDHGWTFTNPVSVVKCLECIKEYAFVASQYPVIITIEDHLTTDLRAEFVELVTQIFGEVLYYPGEECCLTEFPSPESLKNRVIISTKPPRERFESNQIKDNGNRSMLNESESSEEESFRNASPNSSRNDVETEDTNGSDRDEGSLSTSEYDHKPYLECSPDYKTIITIHNRKLKGSLKDKLRTEGEVRRISWSENTLEKASESHGADILRFTQKNILRVYPSAMRVKSTNFKPHIGWMYGVQMVAFNMQGHGKSLWLMQGMFRANGGCGYVKKPQILMQKHHCDNEFDPTKIQSVKKTLKVKVYMGHGWSSDFSPTHFDKCSPPDFFTKIRIIGMPGDVAKNKTKVIMDNWFPVWNEEFEFCLSVPELAMLLIQVKDKDQGKDDFAGQTCLPVSELKHGFRSVPLYNKKGEKYKSVKLLMRFQLQ